In Salvelinus alpinus chromosome 30, SLU_Salpinus.1, whole genome shotgun sequence, a single genomic region encodes these proteins:
- the LOC139560370 gene encoding transmembrane protein 69-like, with product MFSFALKRHFNPRVGPSWRSLQWVLRGSSCMVKRECFYTSSNPLLAPQVSMATSLLFPKLASYRLRLRPLSFSASLLCQGHPVPTAPGRRQENQQHLSMKALANAPKPALYLGFSGLLPFLGAPLLMAVTQSYLPEVAYAQVVYGASIVSFLGGARWGFALPEGSPAQPNWMNLGNSVVPSLLAWLALLCRDNITEGALVVIMGLGLALHYDLTLLPGYPGWFKAMRTILTLVATFSLVATLTLQKMCPEKKIKAQEN from the exons ATGTTCTCATTTGCATTGAAAAGGCACTTCAATCCCCGTGTG GGTCCATCATGGCGATCGCTGCAGTGGGTACTCCGTGGGTCCAGCTGCATGGTGAAGAGGGAATGTTTTTACACCAGTTCCAACCCCTTGTTGGCTCCACAAGTTTCCATGGCAACATCACTACTGTTCCCGAAATTAGCCTCCTACAGGCTTCGCCTCAGGCCCCTGAGCTTCTCTGCCTCTTTGCTCTGCCAGGGTCACCCCGTGCCCACGGCCCCTGGGAGAAGACAGGAGAACCAACAACACCTCAGCATGAAAGCCCTGGCCAATGCGCCCAAGCCTGCTTTGTACCTCGGCTTCTCCGGCCTCCTTCCATTCCTGGGTGCCCCCCTCCTGATGGCTGTGACCCAGTCCTACCTCCCTGAGGTGGCCTACGCCCAGGTGGTCTACGGGGCTTCAATCGTGTCCTTCCTGGGTGGGGCCCGCTGGGGCTTTGCCCTGCCTGAGGGGAGCCCTGCCCAGCCCAACTGGATGAACCTTGGCAACAGTGTGGTGCCCTCCCTGCTGGCCTGGCTGGCTCTGCTCTGCAGAGACAACATCACAGAGGGAGCCCTAGTGGTCATCATGGGGCTGGGCCTGGCCCTGCACTATGACCTCACACTGCTGCCTGGTTACCCCGGCTGGTTCAAAGCCATGAGAACCATACTCACTCTGGTGGCTACCTTTTCCCTAGTGGCCACACTGACATTGCAGAAGATGTGCCCGGAGAAGAAGATCAAGGCACAAGAGAATTGA